The window AAGCACAAGCAATTGCAGTCAAATCTTTTTGAGCAACATTTTCAGCATGACTAGGACCTGAAATAGCTACAATTTTTTCACTATCATTTGGATAAATTTCTTCAGTTAAAATATCTGAAATTAATTTTTTGCTTCCTGGCTCAATTCCCTTAGTTGCAGTTACTAATAAAGGAGTAGCACCACTTTTATCTAATACTTTTCGTACATTCTTAGCAACAATTCGAACTGCCTTAGTTGGTAAAACAAACAAAACAATCTCCGCACCGTCTAATGCTTTTTCTAAATCTCCAGTAGCTGGTACATTAGGATTAAGTTTCCAATTTTTCATATAATGAGTGTTTGTATGGTGCTCATTGATTTCCTGATTAACGCTATCAATATTTCCATACAACACTACATCATTTCCATTATCAGCTAACATTGAACCAAGAACTGAACCCCATGATCCATTACCTAAAACTGCAATTTTTGCCATTTTCTTACCCAAACTTTCTATAAAAAATATTTCTTTCAATCTCTATTATACGGGTATTTTAATCCACTACCAGCTAAATACCATTTAGGTTTTATAACCTTTCGGCGATAAACCCAAAGAATAATTGCTCCAAAGAATAAAATCAAGCTTAACGCTTGTGAAACTCGAATCGTATTAGCAATATATAAACTATCCGTTCTCATTCCTTCAACAAAGAAGCGGACAGCAGCATACCAAATCACATAACTAAAAAAAACTTCCCCCCGTTTAAACAAATGTTTTCTATGCCTTAAACTCAAAATCAAAATTAAACCAACTAAATTTAAAGCCGATTCATATAAATAAGTTGGTTGATAATATGAACCATCAATATACATTTGTTGAATAATGAAGTGCGGCAAATGTAAACTTTCTAAAAATGATAAGGTAGTTTTAGCACCATGTGCTTCCTGATTCATAAAATTCCCCCATCGTGCAATTACTTGCGCAGCCATCACACCAGGAGCAATAATATCAAGCATCAAAAACGGGGGAAGCATTCTTTGATGACAAAAAACTAATAACACGATTAAGCCAGCTATCAAACCGCCATAAATAGCAATTCCACCATTCCAAATAGCAATTATTTGATCGGGATGTTGTGAAAAATATCCCCACTCAAAAACTACATAATAGATTCGCGCACCAATAAAGCCAATTGGAACTGCCCAAAGAAGGAAATCAATGAAGTCATCAGGCATAATTTGTCTTTTTTTTCCTTCATTAATTGCCATTAAAGTAGCAACCAAAACCCCAGTAGCCATTAAAATGCCATACCACTTAACCTGAATGGGCCCTAAATTAAAAGCTACTGGATTTAAAGCTAAACTCATTTCTTACTTTCACCTTCGTCTTTTTTCGAATTATCTGAAATTAATTCAGTAAGATTTTGCTCAAATTTCTGACTTGCATCATAGCCCATTTTCTTAGCTCTAAAGTTCATCGCAGCAACTTCAATAATAATTGCTAGATTTCGTCCAACTTTAACAGGAACCGTTACTTGAGGTACGTCTACTTCAAAAATTTCACGTGTCTTTTCATTAAAGCCCAAGCGATCATAGTTAGCTTTTGGATCCCAATTTTGCAAGCAAATTATTAATTGTATCTCAGTACTATCCTTAACTGCACCAGCACCAAAAAGATTCATCACATCAATAATTCCAATTCCGCGAATTTCCATTAAATGTTTCAAAATCTTGGGAGCTTCACCAACTACAGTCTTATCATCTTTTTGGTAAACATCAACTCGATCGTCTGCAATTAAACGGTGTCCTCTTTTAACTAAGTCTAAGGCTGTTTCTGACTTACCAACACCAGAATTTCCAATAATCAAAACACCCATGCCGTAAATTTCTACTAAAACACCGTGAATACTCTTTCTTGGCGCTAATTTTTCATCTAAAAACTGGGTAATCACACTTGATAAATGCGTTGTAGCCATATTGCTAGAAAAAACAGGGATCTTTTCTTTTTCAGCAGCTTCAAGCATTTCGGAAGGAATTGGCAGACCACGAGACACAATAAAACAAGGAGTCTCAGGAGTAGCCATCTTATTAAAAACACGTTCACGTAAATCATGGTCTAACCGTGCACTATAAGAAATTTCAGTTCTTCCTAAAAGCTGAATCCGATTTTTAGGATAAAAGTCGAAATATCCTGTTAATTCTAACCCCGGACGTGAAATATCTGA of the Lactobacillus gasseri ATCC 33323 = JCM 1131 genome contains:
- the hprK gene encoding HPr(Ser) kinase/phosphatase, giving the protein MVEAVKVSELVKDVPSLKIIEGKEYLSQKLIDTSDISRPGLELTGYFDFYPKNRIQLLGRTEISYSARLDHDLRERVFNKMATPETPCFIVSRGLPIPSEMLEAAEKEKIPVFSSNMATTHLSSVITQFLDEKLAPRKSIHGVLVEIYGMGVLIIGNSGVGKSETALDLVKRGHRLIADDRVDVYQKDDKTVVGEAPKILKHLMEIRGIGIIDVMNLFGAGAVKDSTEIQLIICLQNWDPKANYDRLGFNEKTREIFEVDVPQVTVPVKVGRNLAIIIEVAAMNFRAKKMGYDASQKFEQNLTELISDNSKKDEGESKK
- the lgt gene encoding prolipoprotein diacylglyceryl transferase, with translation MSLALNPVAFNLGPIQVKWYGILMATGVLVATLMAINEGKKRQIMPDDFIDFLLWAVPIGFIGARIYYVVFEWGYFSQHPDQIIAIWNGGIAIYGGLIAGLIVLLVFCHQRMLPPFLMLDIIAPGVMAAQVIARWGNFMNQEAHGAKTTLSFLESLHLPHFIIQQMYIDGSYYQPTYLYESALNLVGLILILSLRHRKHLFKRGEVFFSYVIWYAAVRFFVEGMRTDSLYIANTIRVSQALSLILFFGAIILWVYRRKVIKPKWYLAGSGLKYPYNRD